Within the Pseudomonas fulva genome, the region CCTTGGACACGTACTTCCACTGGTTGAATTTGTCCCAGTCGCCGCGGTACTCCTCCTGGATGTCGAAGTCCTTGTAGTGCACGGTGTGCGGCGGGCACTCCAGCTGCACGTAACCACCGGCGCGGAAATCGACGTTCTCGCCTTCCGGCAACTTGAGGGTCAGCTCCTTGATGAAGGTGGCCACGTTCGGGTTGGACTCGACCGTGCATTCCCACTTCTTCACGCCGAAGACTTCCTCGGGCACCTCGATCTTCATGTCCTGCTTGACCGGGGTCTGGCAGGACAGGCGCCAGCCTTCGCGGGCCTCGCGCTTGTTGAAGTGCGACTCCTCGGTGGACAGCATCTCGCCGCCACCGCTCTCCACGATGCACTTGCACTGCGCACAGGTACCGCCGCCGCCACAGGCCGACGACAGGAAGATCTCGTTCTCGGCCAGGGTCTGCAGCAACTTGCCGCCAGCCGGAACGGTGATGGTGCGCTCACCGTTGATCTCGATGTTCACGTCGCCGCCGGAAACCAGGCGCGCGCGGGCCATGAGGATCACCGCCACGAGGAGGATGATCACCACGGTGAACATGGAGACTGCTACTAGAATCTCGAAAGCCATTGGCAACCCCTTACAGCTGTACGCCGGAGAACGACATGAAGCCCAGCGACATCAGGCCAACGGTGATGAAGGTCAGGCCCAGGCCGCGCAGACCGGCGGGTGGGTCGCTGTACTTGAGCTTCTCGCGGATGGCGGCCAGCAGCACGATGGCCAGCGCCCAGGACACGCCCGCGCCGGCGCCGTAGACCACGCTCTCGGTGAAGTTGTAGTCGCGCTCGACCATGAACAAGGTGCCGCCGAAGATGGCGCAGTGCACGGTGATCAGCGGCAGGAAGATGCCCAGCGCGTTGTAGAGCGACGGCAGGTACTTGTCGAGCACCATCTCCATGATCTGCACCACCGCGGCGATCAGGCCGATGTAGCAGATCAGGCCGAGAAAGCTCAGGTCGACTTCCGGCAGGCCGGCCCAGCTCAGCGCCCCTTCCTTGAGCAGGTAGACGTACAGCAGGTTGTTCAACGGCACGGTGATGACCATCACCACGATCACCGTCAGGCCGAGCATCAGGGAGGTTTCGACCTTCTTGGAAATCGCCAGGAAGGTGCACATGCCCAGGAAGAACGCCAGCGCCATGTTCTCGATGAACACCGCACGGACGAACAGGCTGATGTAATGCTCCATATCAGTAAGCCTCCTCGTTCTTCACCTGGGGCGCCATGCGGTACTCGACCTTCTCCACCTGCTCCTTCTTGTAGCTACGCAGGGCCCAGATGAACAGGCCGATCAGGAAGAACGCCGACGGCGGCAGCAGCAGCAGGCCATTGGGCTGATACCAGCCACCATTGTTGACGGTGTGCAGGATCTCGATGCCCAAGAGCGAGCCGGCACCGAACAGCTCGCGCACGATACCCAGCGCCACCAGCATGGCGCTGTAGCCCAGGCCGTTGCCCAGGCCATCGACGAACGACGCTACCGGCGGGTTGGACATGGCGAAGGCTTCGGCGCGCCCCATGACGATGCAGTTGGTGATGATCAGGCCGACGAATACCGACAGCCGCTGACTCAGGCTGTAGGCATAGGCCTTGAGGAACTGATCGATGACGATCACCAGGGAGGCGATGATCACCACCTGGGCGATCATGCGGATCGAGCCCGGGATCTGGTGGCGCACCGTCGAGATGAAGAAACTCGAAAACGCCGTGGTCAGGGTCAGCGCGATGGACAGCACCAACGCGGTGCTCAGCGCTGAAGTGACCGCCAGCGCCGAACAGATACCGAGAATCTGCAGGCCGATCGGGTTCTTGTTGAGGATCGGATCGAGCAGCAGTTCTTTCATGGTGGGTTTGGACATGGATCAAGCCTCCCCTGCGGACAGCTTCTTGAGGAACGGCGCGAAACCATCCTCACCGAGCCAGAAGTGAATCATGTGGGTCACGCCGTTGGCGGTCAGGGTCGCACCCGCGATGGCGTCGACCTGGTAATCGGCCTGCGGGCTCTGCGGATTGACGCTGCCCTTGATCACGCGCAATACCGGTTCGCCATCCTGGTAAACCTTCTTGCCGACCCACTTGGCCTGCCAGTTGGGATTGTCGATCTCGCCACCCAGGCCCGGCGTTTCACCGTGCTGGTAGAAGCCGATACCGGCAACCGTCTCCAGGTCGCTCTGCAAGGCCACGAACCCGTACATGGTCGACCACAGGCCGTAACCACGCACCGGCAGCACCAGGCGCTCGAGTTCGCCGTTCTGCTCGATCTGATAGACCACCGCGTAGTGTTCCAGGCGACGGATCGAGGCGATGTCGCGCTCTTCCGGGATCATGCTGGACAACGACGAATCGGCGACGGCCTTGTTCTGGTCGAAGGTGTGCGGATCGAAGGCGTCGCTGTAGTCGCCGGTGCGCAGGTCGACCAGGCGCGGCGTGACACGCGAGGAGAACACCTCGCGCACTTCGTCGCTGGACATGCCCGGCTGCCACAACTCGGCGATCACCAGCACCGCGCGCTGGCGGTCGACCAGGGCGTTTTCCTGCTGGGTAGGACGCAGGATCAGCGCGGCAGCCGAAACGGCGATGGAGCACACCAGGCACAGCACCAGGGTCACGACCAGCGTGCGTGTCGGGGTTTCTTTGAGCTTAGACATTACGCGCCAGCCTCCGCTTGATGTTGGCCCGCACCACGTAGTGGTCGATCAGGGGCGCACACAGGTTGCCGAACAGGATCGCCAGCATCACGCCTTCCGGGAACGCCGGGTTGACCACACGAATGATGGTCACCAGCAGGCCGATAAGGATGCCGAAGATCCACTTGCCGGTATTGGTCATGGAGGCCGACACCGGGTCGGTGGCCATGAAGATCATGCCGAAGGCGAAGCCCCCGGTGACCAGGTGCCAGTACCAGGGCATGGCGAACAGCGGGTTGTTGTCCGAGGCGAGGGCGTTGAACAGCGTGGCGGTGGCGATCATGCCGATCATCACTCCGCTGACGATGCGCCAGGAAGCGATCTTGGTGACCAGCAGCACCGCGCCGCCCAGCAGGATCGCCAGGGTGCCGGTCTCGCCAATGGAGCCCGGCATCAGGCCGATGAAAGCCTGGGTCCAGGTCAGGCCGTCATCGATCAGGCCATCGACACCACTGCCGCCGATGGTGGCCAGCGCCGTGGCGCCCGCGTAGCCGTCCACGGCCGTCCACACGCCGTCACCGGAAATCTGCGCCGGGTAGGCGAAGAACAGGAAGGCGCGGCCGACCAGGGCCGGGTTGAGGAAGTTCTTGCCGGTACCACCGAACACTTCCTTGCCGATCACCACGCCGAAGCTGATGCCCAGCGCGACCTGCCAGAGCGGAATGCTCGGCGGCAGGATCAGGGCGAACAGCACGGAGGTGACGAAGAAGCCTTCGTTGACCTCGTGACGGCGGATGGAGGCGAACAGCACTTCCCAGAAACCACCGACGATGAACGCCGTGAGGTAGATGGGCAGGAAGTACGCCGCGCCCTGGATGAAGTTGTCCCACAGGCTGCTCGGGTCGAAACCGCCCAGCGCACCGATCAGCGCGAAGCGCCAGCCCTCCTGGGCGGCCAGCAGATCGGGGCTCTGCGCGTAGACCAGGTTGGCCTGGTAGCCGGTGTTCCACATGCCGAAGAACATCGCCGGGAAGGTGCAGGCCCAGACGGTGATCATCATGCGCTTGAGGTCGATGCCGTCGCGCACGTGAGCGGTGGTCCTGGTCACGCTGCCGGGGCGATAGAAGAAGGTGTCCACGGCTTCGTAGAGCGCGTACCACTTCTCGTACTTGCCACCTTTTTCGAAGTTGTGTTCGATCTTGTCGAGGAACTGACGTACGCCCATGTTCAACCCTCCTTCTCGATGAGGGTCAGACAATCACGCAGGATCGGACCGTATTCGTATTTGCCGGCACACACGTAGGTGCACAGCGCCAGGTCTTCCTCGTCGAGCTCCAGGCAGCCCAACTGCTGGGCCATCTCGGTGTCGCTGACGATCAGCGAACGCAGCAGTTGCGTCGGCAGGATGTCCAGCGGCATCACCTCTTCATAGTTGCCGACCGGCACCATGGCGCGCGGGCTGCCATTGGTGCTGGTGGAGAACGCGAAGCGCTTGGCGGCGTTGAGCTTGGACACGAAGATATTGAGGATCGAGTGCTTGTTCACCCCGGCGCGCAGGTAGTGCAGCATTTCGCGCTCGGTGCCTTCGGCCAGGCACGACACCTGCAAGTGGTAACGCCCCAGGTAGGTACAGGCGCCACGGGAGGTGCGGCCGCCGAGTACCGAACCGGAGATCACCCGGTTGTCGCCAGGGACCAGTTCGCCTGCGCTCAGCTCGGTGAGATCGGCACCCAGACGGGTACGCAGCAGACGCGGGCGCTCGACTACCGGCCCGGCCAGCGCGACCACGCGCTCGACCCACAACTGGCCGCTGGTGAACAGCTTGCCGACCGCGATCACGTCCTGATAGTTGATGGTCCACACGCTCTTGCTGGCGCTGACCGGGTCCAGGTAATGAATGTGGGTACCCGGCAAGCCGGCCGGGTGCGGCCCGGCAAAGGCCTGGCTGCGCACACCGTCCACCTGCTCGCCCGGCAGGCTCACGCCCGGTGCCTTGCACAGGAACACCGGGCTCAGGCGCGTCAGCACCTTGAGGCCGTTTTCGAAATCGTCGGCATGCTCGGCGATGATCGGCGCGGGATCCGCGGCCAGCGGGTGGGTATCGATGGCGGTGACGAAGATCGAGCTGGGCACGGCATCGACGGCCGGCACCTTGCTGAACGGCCGGGTACGCAGCGCCGTCCACAGACCGGACTGCTGCAGATTGTCGCGAACCTGGCCGGCATCGAGGCTGCCCAGCTGAGCGGCCGGATACTGGGCGAAGGTCTCCTGTTCGTCGCCATCGAGATCGATGACCACCGATTGCAGCACGCGCTTTTCACCGCGGTGAATCGCGCTGACCACACCGGCACCTGGCGCGGTGTAGTGGATGCCCTCCGAGCGCTTGTCGGAGAACAGAACCTGGCCCAGCTTGACCCGGTCGCCCACCTGCACCGCCATGGTGGGCTTCATCCCGTGATAATCGAAGCCTATGACAGCCACGCTGCGCACCGGTCTCGAGGTATCGATCTGCTGAGCCGGCGCGCCTGCTATGGGCAGATCGAGCCCACGTTTTATTTTGATCATAGGTTTGCCTAACCACTGAGCTTATAAGTTTTTGAATGACGCTCGACAAACCGTCAGTCACAAAGCAGGACGCACCCCAATATCGCTATTGGCGTGGATCAATGTCGAACGCGGGTAAGAAATCGCCGGGATTATAGAGTTGTGCGACAACGGGACGCCACCCGGGCGGCCGGCTTTTTTCGGATTTCCGTTACAGAACGCAACAGAAATTTAACGACGACAGGCGCGCCGGGCGGCGACATAACGCCGCACCACCCTGCCCTTCGGATTCAGAACCCGGTGGCTGCAACGAAAACGGCAGGCAAAAAAAATGGGAGCCCGAAGGCTCCCATCTGGTGTCGCCTAGCGTGCGGCGATCAGCGCGGGAAGGCAGGCGGGTTGACCCCGGCCATCTCTTCCATCACGCGAATCACCTGGCAGCTGTAGCCGAACTCGTTGTCGTACCAGACGTACAGCACGACACGGTTGTCGTTGGCGATGGTGGCTTCGGCATCGACCACACCGGCATGGCGCGAGCCGACGAAGTCGGTGGACACCACTTCCTGGGAGCTGACGAAGTCGATCTGCTTCTGCAGGTCCGAGTGCATGGCCATCTGGCGCAGGTACTCGTTGATCTCTTCGCGGCTGGTGGCCTTCTCCAGGTTCAGGTTGAGAATGGCCATGGACACGTTCGGCGTCGGCACGCGAATCGCGTTGCCGGTCAGCTTGCCCTTGAGCACCGGCAGTGCCTTGGCGGCAGCGGTGGCGGCACCGGTTTCGGTGATGACCATGTTCAGCGCGGCGCTACGGCCACGACGGCTGCCCTTGTGGAAGTTGTCGATCAGGTTCTGGTCGTTGGTGTACGAGTGAACGGTCTCGACGTGGCCATTGACGATGCCGTACTGGTCATTGACCGCCTTGAGCACCGGCACGATGGCGTTGGTGGTGCAGGAGGCGGCCGAGATGATCTTGTCGTCGGCGGTGATTTCGCCATGGTTGATGCCATGCACGATGTTCTTCAGCGCGCCCTTGCCCGGTGCGGTGAGGATCACGCGGTCGATGCCCGGGCACTTGAGGTGCTGGCCCAGGCCGTCGGCATCACGCCATACACCGGTGTTGTCGACCAGCAGCGCATCCTTGATGCCGTACTGGGTGTAGTCGATGGCCGACGGATCCTTGGCGTAGATCACCTGGATCAGGTTGCCGTTGGCGGTCAGGGTGCTGTTGGCTTCGTCGATGGTGATGGTGCCGTCGAACTTGCCATGTACCGAGTCGCGGCGCAGCAGGCTGGCGCGCTTGACCAGGTCGTTCTCGGCGCCCTTGCGCACGACGATGGCACGCAGACGCAGGCCGTCGCCACCACCGGTGTGTTCGATCAGGATACGCGCCAGCAGGCGACCGATACGGCCGAAACCGTAGAGCACCACGTCGGTGCCCTTGCGTGGCGAGGCGTTCTGCTGGTTGGCGACGTCGGCCAGCTCGTCCTTGACGAACTGCTCGATGCTGCGGCCGTTACCTTCAGCCTTGAACTTGCCGACCATCTTGCCCAGGTCGACGGACGCCGCGCCCAGCCTGAGCTCGCTCATGGCCTTGAGCACGGCGTAGGAATCGTGAACGGCCAGGCCGTTCTCGTCAGCCTGACGGTGACGGGCGAAGCGATGCGCCTTGAGAATCTCGATGACCGAGCGGTTGATCAGGCTGCGGCCATGGATCGACAGCACCACGTTGTTGTTGCGGTACAGCTGACCGATCAGCGGAATCATCGCCTCGGCGAGAGCTTCACGGTCAATCCATTCACCAAGACACTGGTCGGGCTTCTGAGTCACGGCATTACCTTCCACATGTAGGGGCTGAAAAAAGGGGCTACATTATGACGACCCGGCCAGGGGTCGGCAATCTACAGCGGTCGAAACACTGACAGCCATCCTCGCGGATAGTTACAATCGGGGGCCAAATCGTTACCAATCGCGAGCCACCCGTGCCTGTACTGCGTCTGCCGTCCTTGCCGGCCACCGCCGGTAAACAACACTGGGGCAACCTGCCCGGTGCCGCGCTGAGCCTGGCCATCGCCGAGGCGGCCACCTGCGCCAAACGCTTCACCCTGCTGCTCACCGCCGACAGCCAGAGCGCCGAGCGCCTGGAGCAGGAACTGAGCTTCTTCGCGCCCGAACTGCCGGTGCTGCACTTCCCGGACTGGGAAACGCTGCCCTACGACCTGTTCTCGCCGCACCAGGACATCATCTCCCAGCGTATCTCGGCGCTCTACCGCCTGCCGTCGCTGAGCCATGGCGTGCTGGTGGTGCCGATCACCACGGCGCTGCACCGGCTGCCGCCGAAGCGTTTTCTGCTGGGCAGCAGCCTGGTGCTGGACGTCGGCCAGCGCATCAATGTCGATGACATGCGCGCACGCCTGGAGGCAGCCGGTTATCGGTATGTCGATACCGTCTACGAGCATGGCGAGTTCGCCGTACGCGGCGCGCTGATCGACCTGTTCCCCATGGGCAGCAAGCAGCCGTTCCGTATCGACCTGTTCGACGACGAGATCGAGACCCTGCGCACCTTCGAGCCGGAGACCCAGCGCTCGATCGACAAGGTGGAATCGATCAAGCTGCTGCCGGCACGGGAGTTCCCCCTGGAGAAGAAGGCCGTCACCGACTTCCGCGGCCGCTTTCGCGAGCGCTTCGACGTCGACTTCCGCCGTTGCCCGATCTACCAGGACCTGTCCACCGGCATCACCCCGGCGGGCATCGAGTACTACCTGCCGCTGTTCTTCGAGGAAACCGCCACCCTCTTCGACTACCTGCCCCAGGACACCCAGGTGTTCTCGCTGCCCGGGATCGAAAAGGCCGCCGAGCAGTTCTGGACGGATGCGCGCAACCGCTACGAGGAACGCCGCGTCGACCCCGAGCGGCCGCTGCTGCCGCCCGCCGATATCTTCCTGCCGGTCGAAGACTGCTTCGCCCGCCTGAAGGACTGGCCGCGGGTGGTGATCAGCCCCGAGGACATCGAGCCAGGCGTCGGCCGTACGCGCTTCGAGGCCAGTGCCCTGCCCGACCTGGCGATCCAGGCCAAGACCAGCGAACCGCTGGCAGCCCTGCGCCGTTTCATCGAGGAATACCCGGGCCGCGTGCTGTTCTGCGCCGAATCCGCCGGGCGCCGCGAGGTGCTGCTCGAACTGCTCGCCCGCCTCAAGCTCAAGCCCAGGGAAGTCGAAGGCTGGCCGCAGTTCTGCGCGAGCAAGGAGCGCCTGGGCATTACCATCGCGCCGCTCGACGAAGGCCTGCAGCTCGAAGATATCGCGCTGATCGCCGAAAGCCCGCTGTTCGGCCAGCGCATCATGCAACGCCGTCGCCGCGAGAAGACCCGCGACGCCGGCGACAACGTGATCAAGAACCTTACCGAGCTGCGCGAAGGCGCACCGGTGGTACATATCGACCATGGCGTGGGCCGCTACCTGGGCCTGGTGACCATGGAGTTCGACGGCCAGGCCGCCGAATTCCTCGCCCTGATGTACGCCGAGGAAGCCAAGCTCTATGTGCCGGTGGCCAGCCTGCACCTGATCGCCCGTTACACCGGCAGCGACGACGCCCTGGCGCCGCTGCACCGGCTGGGCTCGGAAACCTGGCAGAAGGCCAAGCGCAAGGCCGCCGAACAGGTACGCGACGTGGCCGCCGAGCTGCTCGATATCTATGCACGCCGTGCCGCCCGCGAGGGCTATGCCTTCAGGGACCCGAAAGCCGATTACGAAACCTTCAGCGCCGGCTTTCCGTTCGAGGAAACACCGGACCAGCAGAGCGCCATCGAGGCGGTGCGCGAAGACATGCTCGCCGCCAAGCCGATGGACCGCCTGGTGTGCGGCGACGTCGGCTTCGGCAAGACCGAGGTGGCCATGCGCGCCGCCTTCATCGCCGTGCACGGCGGCCGCCAGGTGGCAATCCTGGTGCCCACCACCCTGCTCGCCCAGCAGCACTACAACAGCTTCCGCGACCGCTTCGCCGACTGGCCGGTGACCGTCGAGGTGATGAGCCGCTTCAAGAGCGCCAAGGAAGTCAATGCCGCCATCGAGCAGCTGGCCGAAGGCAAGATCGATATCATCATCGGCACCCACAAGCTGTTGCAGGATGACGTCAAGATCAAGAACCTGGGCCTGGTGATCATCGACGAGGAGCACCGCTTCGGCGTGCGCCAGAAGGAGGCCCTCAAGGCCCTGCGCAGCGAAGTGGACATTCTCACCCTGACCGCCACGCCGATCCCGCGCACCCTCAACATGGCGGTGTCGGGCATGCGTGACCTGTCGATCATCGCCACGCCGCCGGCACGGCGCCTGTCGGTGCGTACCTTCGTCATGGAGCAGAACAAGCCGACCATCAAGGAGGCGCTGCTGCGTGAGCTCTTGCGCGGCGGCCAGGTGTATTACCTGCACAACGACGTGAAGACCATCGAGAAATGCGCCGCCGATCTCGCCGAGCTGGTGCCCGAGGCGCGCATCGGCATCGGCCACGGGCAGATGAACGAGCGTGAGCTGGAACAGGTGATGGGCGACTTCTACCACAAGCGCTTCAACGTGCTGATCGCCTCGACCATCATCGAAACCGGCATCGACGTGCCGAGCGCCAACACCATCATCATCGAGCGCGCCGACAAATTCGGCCTGGCCCAGTTGCACCAGCTGCGCGGCCGGGTCGGCCGTAGCCACCACCAGGCCTACGCCTACCTGCTGACCCCGCCGCGCAAGCAGATGACCGATGATGCCCAGAAGCGCCTCGAAGCCATCGCCAATGCCCAGGACCTCGGCGCCGGCTTCGTGCTGGCCACCCATGATCTGGAAATCCGCGGTGCCGGCGAGCTGCTCGGCGACGGCCAGAGCGGGCAGATCCAGGCGGTCGGCTTCACCCTGTACATGGAAATGCTCGAACGGGCGGTCAAGTCGATCCGCAAGGGCGAGCAGCCCAACCTCGACCAGCCCCTGGGCGGCGGGCCGGAAATCAACCTGCGGGTGCCGGCGCTGATCCCCGAGGACTACCTGCCAGACGTGCACGCCCGCCTGATCCTCTACAAACGCATCGCCAATGCCAGCGACGAGGACGGCCTCAAGGAACTGCAGGTGGAGATGATCGACCGCTTCGGCCTGCTGCCCGAGCCGACCAAGCACCTGGTGCGCCTGACGCTGATGAAGCTGCAGGCCGAACGGCTGGGCATCAAGAAGATCGATGCCGGGCCGCAGGGCGGACGCATCGAGTTCGCCACGGAAACGCCGGTCGATCCGCTGACGCTGATCAAGCTGATCCAGAGTGCGCCGAACCGCTACAAGTTCGAAGGCGCCACGCTGTTCCGCTTCTCGGTGCCGATGGAACGCCCCGAGGAACGCTTCAATACCCTGGAAGCACTGCTCGAACGCCTGCTGGCCACGGTGAAAAGCTGAAAACCATCAGGGCCGCTTATGCGGCCCTGATGGTTTGTGGCATGGGTGATTGAAGACGTCGCTTAAGCGACTGTTGTAAGGCAGAAGCGGACATCGAGTGTAGGAGGGGCTTTAGCCCCGAGCTTTTTATCAAGGCAAACAAAGAGCTCGAGGCTAAAGCCTCTCCCACGAGTTACACGACCGGCCGCTCCCGCCACTAAGCGGTAGTTCGCCTCACTCCACCAACTGCGCGGCCCGCAACGCCGAGAGCGCCTGCGCCCAGCGCGGATTCTGGCGATAGTCGACACCAGGGAAAGCGCGACGGCGCATACGCGCCAGGCCCTTGGGCGCCACCACCTTGAGGCGCTGCGCCGCCGACAGCGCCAGCTCCGCCGCCGCCCGGTCATTGCACACCAGGCCCATGTCGCAGCCGGCAGTCAGCGCGGCCTCGATACGGCTGGCCGCATCGCCGACCACATGGGCGCCGGCCATCGACAGGTCATCGCTGAAGATCACGCCCTCGAAGCCCAGCTCGCCGCGCAGGATGTCCTGCAGCCAGCGGCGCGAGAAGCCGGCCGGTTGGCTGTCGACCTGCGGGTAGATGACGTGGGCCGGCATCACCGCGGCCAGGTCGCGGCTCAGCGCCGCGAAGGGCCGCAGATCGTTCTGGCGGATTTCCTCCAGACTGCGCTCATCAAGGGGAATCGCCACGTGGGAGTCGGCCTCGGCCCAGCCATGCCCGGGGAAATGCTTGCCCGTGGCAGCCATGCCCGCCTCCGCCATGCCGCGGATAAAGGCACCGGCCAGCTGCGTGGCGCGCTCGGGGTCGCCCTCGAAGGCGCGATGGCCGACCACCGCACTGCGCCCGTGGTCCAAGTCCAGCACCGGGGCGAAGCTCAGGTCCAGCCCCACCGCCAACACTTCGGTGGCCATCAGCCAGCCGCACTGGCGCGCCAGCTGCTCGGCACCGGCGCAACCGGCGATGGCCCGCATCGCCGGTAATTTCACGAAGCCCTGACGCAGGCGCTGCACACGCCCGCCTTCCTGATCCACCGCCAGGAGCAGGTCGGGACGCACCGCCCGGATGGATTCGCACAATTCCCGCACCTGCCGCGGGCTGTCGATATTGCGGGCAAAGATGATCAGGCCACCGACCTCGGGCTGGCGCAGCAACTGGCGATCCTCGGCGGTCAGCCAGGTACCGGCGATATCCACCATCAGGGAGCCATACAGGGGAGTCGTCACAACGGAATTCCTTGAAGATAGGCATCACGCCCAATGGCCATCTGACAATGGCGCGACAAAGGGTTCCCGTCGCACGGGCGACGGGAGCCAGCCGCTACGACAGGGCGCGATAAAGGGTGGTAGCTTAGGGGCAGCCGAGGCCCACCGACAAGCCTCAGGGCTTGCTGATGGGTGGACCTTTGTGACGGGGAATCAGCTGCGCCGATGCCAGACGCGGATCGGTCACCCCGCTCTCCGAGCGCATGCCGGCCGCCAGGAACGGCACCATCAGGCGCATCACCTGTTCGATCGAGGTGTCGACTCCGAAGTCGCTCTCGGCCATGGCACGCAGCGCCTTGATGCCGGACATGCTGAACGCCGCCGCACCAAGCATGAAGTGCACGCGCCAGAACAGCTCCAGGGGCGGAATACCGGGTGCCGCTTCGTGCACCAGGTACATGTAGCGGCGAAATACCTTGCCGTAGACCTCTTCGAGGTATTTGCGCAGGTGGCCCTGGCTCTGGCTGAATGCCAGGCCCAGCAGGCGCATGAAGATCGACAGATCGTTGCCGCTGCGCGGCTTGACCGCCAGGGCCTGCTCGACCAGCAACTCGAGCAGTTCCTCGAGGCTGAAGGTCACGCCGGGCTTGCTCTGGCGCTTGTCCAGCTCACGCTCCAGGCTGGTGCAGAATGGCCCGAGAAAGCGCGAGAACACCGCCTGGATCAGGGCCTTCTTGGAGCCGAAGTGGTAATTGACGGCCGCCAGATTGACCCCGGCCTTACTGGTGATCAGGCGCAGCGACGTTTCGGCAAAGCCCTTCTCCGCGAACAACTGCTCCGCCGCGTCGAGAATGCGTTCAACGGTTTCCGATTGCGCCATGACATCCACCAGACAAACAAGTGTTTGAAACATACGTTTCAGCGCGTGCCACTGTCAAGTCGCGCAGGGCGTATTCTGGCTGCTCAGTCACCATTTGGCGAGCGCGTCGCACGTCACCGCCGCCCGCTACCCCGGGGTACCGGTCATCCGCTGCCTGGCCCTCTATCGACACGGCGGGCATCAACCGATTGCCAAGCACGACTTACTGTATATAATCCCAGTCACTGTATAAAAAGCCAGAGCGCCTCACATGATCAAGCTGACGCCCCGCCAAGGCGAAATTCTCGCCTTCATCAAGCAGTGCCTGGAAGACAACGGCTACCCGCCAACCCGCGCGGAGATCGCTCAGGCCCTGGGCTTCAAGTCGCCCAACGCGGCCGAAGAACACCTCAAGGCCCTGGCACGCAAAGGCGCCATCGAGATGACCCCGGGCGCCTCCCGCGGCATTCGCATTCCGGGCTTCGAGCCCAACCAGGAAGAGGAAGACGGGCTGCCGGTGATCGGTCGCGTCGCCGCCGGTGCGCCCATCCTGGCGCAGCAGCATATAGAAGAGGCCTGCCGGATCAACCCGGACTTCTTCCGCCCCAAGGCCGACTACCTGCTGCGCGTACGCGGCATGAGCATGAAGGACATCGGCATCATCGACGGTGACCTGCTGGCGGTGCATACCACCAGTGAAGCGCGCAACGGCCAGGTGGTGGTGGCGCGCATCGACGATGAAGTGACGGTCAAGCGCTTCAAGCGCGAAGGCAATACCGTGTGGTTGCTGGCGGAAAACCCGGAGTTCGCGCCGATCGAGGTGAATCTCGAGGAGCAGGACCTGGTCATCGAAGGTTTGAGTGTCGGCGTCATCCGCCGCTAATTGGAGGCGTCATGCAGTTCCCCCAGTCGTTGAGCCGTAACCAGCTGCCCCTGTTCGATGCCTTTCTGGCCTCGACCCTCGCAGCTGTAGAGGAACCAGCCAGCCAGGAAGCCGCATTCAGCGAGGTGTCGCTGCGTGGTGCCGCTGGGCATTGCCTGACGCTACTGGCGCCCATGCTGCGGGAACTGAGCGAGAAGGATGACGAACGCTGGCTGACCCTGATCGCGC harbors:
- the nagZ gene encoding beta-N-acetylhexosaminidase, translating into MYGSLMVDIAGTWLTAEDRQLLRQPEVGGLIIFARNIDSPRQVRELCESIRAVRPDLLLAVDQEGGRVQRLRQGFVKLPAMRAIAGCAGAEQLARQCGWLMATEVLAVGLDLSFAPVLDLDHGRSAVVGHRAFEGDPERATQLAGAFIRGMAEAGMAATGKHFPGHGWAEADSHVAIPLDERSLEEIRQNDLRPFAALSRDLAAVMPAHVIYPQVDSQPAGFSRRWLQDILRGELGFEGVIFSDDLSMAGAHVVGDAASRIEAALTAGCDMGLVCNDRAAAELALSAAQRLKVVAPKGLARMRRRAFPGVDYRQNPRWAQALSALRAAQLVE
- a CDS encoding glyceraldehyde-3-phosphate dehydrogenase, with the protein product MTQKPDQCLGEWIDREALAEAMIPLIGQLYRNNNVVLSIHGRSLINRSVIEILKAHRFARHRQADENGLAVHDSYAVLKAMSELRLGAASVDLGKMVGKFKAEGNGRSIEQFVKDELADVANQQNASPRKGTDVVLYGFGRIGRLLARILIEHTGGGDGLRLRAIVVRKGAENDLVKRASLLRRDSVHGKFDGTITIDEANSTLTANGNLIQVIYAKDPSAIDYTQYGIKDALLVDNTGVWRDADGLGQHLKCPGIDRVILTAPGKGALKNIVHGINHGEITADDKIISAASCTTNAIVPVLKAVNDQYGIVNGHVETVHSYTNDQNLIDNFHKGSRRGRSAALNMVITETGAATAAAKALPVLKGKLTGNAIRVPTPNVSMAILNLNLEKATSREEINEYLRQMAMHSDLQKQIDFVSSQEVVSTDFVGSRHAGVVDAEATIANDNRVVLYVWYDNEFGYSCQVIRVMEEMAGVNPPAFPR
- the mfd gene encoding transcription-repair coupling factor; protein product: MPVLRLPSLPATAGKQHWGNLPGAALSLAIAEAATCAKRFTLLLTADSQSAERLEQELSFFAPELPVLHFPDWETLPYDLFSPHQDIISQRISALYRLPSLSHGVLVVPITTALHRLPPKRFLLGSSLVLDVGQRINVDDMRARLEAAGYRYVDTVYEHGEFAVRGALIDLFPMGSKQPFRIDLFDDEIETLRTFEPETQRSIDKVESIKLLPAREFPLEKKAVTDFRGRFRERFDVDFRRCPIYQDLSTGITPAGIEYYLPLFFEETATLFDYLPQDTQVFSLPGIEKAAEQFWTDARNRYEERRVDPERPLLPPADIFLPVEDCFARLKDWPRVVISPEDIEPGVGRTRFEASALPDLAIQAKTSEPLAALRRFIEEYPGRVLFCAESAGRREVLLELLARLKLKPREVEGWPQFCASKERLGITIAPLDEGLQLEDIALIAESPLFGQRIMQRRRREKTRDAGDNVIKNLTELREGAPVVHIDHGVGRYLGLVTMEFDGQAAEFLALMYAEEAKLYVPVASLHLIARYTGSDDALAPLHRLGSETWQKAKRKAAEQVRDVAAELLDIYARRAAREGYAFRDPKADYETFSAGFPFEETPDQQSAIEAVREDMLAAKPMDRLVCGDVGFGKTEVAMRAAFIAVHGGRQVAILVPTTLLAQQHYNSFRDRFADWPVTVEVMSRFKSAKEVNAAIEQLAEGKIDIIIGTHKLLQDDVKIKNLGLVIIDEEHRFGVRQKEALKALRSEVDILTLTATPIPRTLNMAVSGMRDLSIIATPPARRLSVRTFVMEQNKPTIKEALLRELLRGGQVYYLHNDVKTIEKCAADLAELVPEARIGIGHGQMNERELEQVMGDFYHKRFNVLIASTIIETGIDVPSANTIIIERADKFGLAQLHQLRGRVGRSHHQAYAYLLTPPRKQMTDDAQKRLEAIANAQDLGAGFVLATHDLEIRGAGELLGDGQSGQIQAVGFTLYMEMLERAVKSIRKGEQPNLDQPLGGGPEINLRVPALIPEDYLPDVHARLILYKRIANASDEDGLKELQVEMIDRFGLLPEPTKHLVRLTLMKLQAERLGIKKIDAGPQGGRIEFATETPVDPLTLIKLIQSAPNRYKFEGATLFRFSVPMERPEERFNTLEALLERLLATVKS